The window GCGCGGCACGAGCTCGGCGGTGGCCCGGGACTTTATGGCCTTTTACTCGGTTTGGTCGGGGTGGGGGCCGCGAGCGGAGCCTTGATCATGCCAAAGTTACGGGCCCGCCTCGGGCAGGATGGCATCGTATCGAGCGCAACGATCTTGACCGTCGCCGTCTTCGTGACCGTTGCGATGGCAGGGGTGGTGTGGGCGACTGCCATCGCGACGCTGTTGCTGGGTATCGCCTGGATTGCGGTTCTGACTACACTCAATGGCACCGTTCAGGCGATTTTGCCGAATTGGGTGCGCGGCAGGGCGCTTGCCATCTACATCACCGTTCAAAGCGGCGCGATGACTCTGGGCAGTTTAATCTGGGGAACGGTTGCCGACCGGATTGGGACGATGGGAGCTCTGCTCGTCGCAGCGACATGCCTCGCGCTGTTGACTTTATGGTGGGGAACGCGTGCTGCAAAGCTTCCAACCGGCGAGGAAGATCTATCCCCATCCGGAGCGTGGGCCGAACCGGGCCTTGCTGGGCCTGTAGAGCATGACCGCGGGCCGGTGATTGTCACCATTGCCTATCAGGTTGCAGCGCCTGACAGGGCTGCGTTCCTGGAGGCTCTTTATGGCTTTTCGCAACAACGCCGGCGCGACGGCGCCTATGTCTGGGGTGTATCGGAAGATGCGGAGAACCCGGAGCGACTCGTCGAATGGTTTTTCGTCGAGTCGTGGGCCGAGCATCTGCGCCAGCACCGCCGCATCTCGAAATCCGACGCCGACGTGCAATCCAATCTCTTGCGTTACCATGCATCTTCGAGCCCGCCTGTGGTGACGCATTTGATCTCTCTCGACGCTCCAAAGTCGTCCACGTCCTTCTGAACATCATGGGTGCTTCGTCGCAACCGTATGTGCGAGGCGCCTTTACGGTACTTTGGCTTTGCGCGGCTTGAAGCAGATCCAAGAGAGCCGATCGTCGTCCCCTAGGCCGCAACCCCGGCACATGCTTGACTGGCGCCAGCCAGATTCGTGTCGGGAGCCAATGCGAACAGATCCGAAAAAGACTACCCTGACGGACCGAGGCGCTTCTCGACCCGCACTGATTGTCGCGGCGCTCTGCGCGAGTTACGCGGTTGCTTTTGTGGATCGTGCGCTTGTCGGCGTCGCCGGGGGGCCGATTAAATCCAGCCTGGCGCTGAGCGATAGTCAGTTCGGCTTGGTACATGGCGCGGCCTTTGTTGCCCTCTACTGCCTGTGTGGCATCCCGATGGGGTGGATGGCGGATCGTCTCGACCGAAGGCTGATGATCGCGGCAGGGCTGCTGTTTTGGTCCGCAATGACCGCATTCTGCGGGATGGCAGGATCATTTGCCGCATTCTTTGTCTTTCGCATCGGCGTCGGATTGGGTGAAGCCGTCCTTGTCCCGGCCGGTATGTCGCTTCTCTCAAGTGCAATAACCAGGGAGAAGATGGCGAGATCCGTCGCCATCTTCCTGATGGGAGCCACGATCGGCAACGCCATTGCTCTGCTAGGGGGTGGCTTCTTGCTCAACCGGTTGGGTCCCATGGACCTGGGCATTCCGCTCGTGGGTCATCTGGCGCCTTGGCAAATGCTGTTTCTCATCGCTTCCGTGCCAGGTGTGGTCCTCGCGCTTCTGGTCGCGCGAATCCGCGAGCCCCGCCGTACGAACATCGTCGGCGGACGGACTGGATTTCGGCAAAGTGTCTCGGCAGCGCTTCTGCATATACGGGGCTTCAAAGGGGCCTATGGCTTCCTGACGGCGGCGACTGCATGCAGCATCATCCTTTCGCAGGCTCAAGCTGCCTGGGTGCCTCTGCTTTATGTCCGAAAATTCGGACTTTCGCCTGGAGATAGCGCTATTGCGGTCGGTATCATGTTTCTGATTTCGGCGCCGGCGGGGCAGTGGACTGGAGGGGTTCTGATCGACCGCCTGCTGGCACGGGGCGTTGCCGCGCCGTCAAATGTCGTTCTCGCTGTTTGCGCGGTCGTGGCAATACCGGCGGCATTTCTGTTTTGTCTGAGCGACCAAATCGGGATATCGCGATCGGCTTATGTCGTCTTCAATTATGTGGTGTTCGCCGCGACGCCTGCGGGGCTTACCGGCTGGCAGCTGCTGACGCCCGAGCGCAATAGCGGGATGACGATCGCAATCCTGGTATCCGTCGTTACCTTGATCGGCGTGGGTTTCGGACCTGTAGTTGTGGGATGGCTGAACGACTATGTTTTCCGCGACGAGGCAGCCCTCGGTAAATCATTATTTCTGGTGATCCTTGTGTCAGGGGCAGCCTGCTGCGGTGTGGCGCTTGCAGGCCGGCGTGCCTACGCAAAAGCTATCGGAGAAAGGGTTTGCAGCCACGGGTTGTCCT is drawn from Nitrobacteraceae bacterium AZCC 2146 and contains these coding sequences:
- a CDS encoding MFS family permease (product_source=COG0477; cath_funfam=1.20.1250.20; cog=COG0477; pfam=PF05977; superfamily=103473,54909; transmembrane_helix_parts=Outside_1_14,TMhelix_15_37,Inside_38_56,TMhelix_57_79,Outside_80_88,TMhelix_89_111,Inside_112_117,TMhelix_118_140,Outside_141_159,TMhelix_160_182,Inside_183_233,TMhelix_234_256,Outside_257_265,TMhelix_266_285,Inside_286_296,TMhelix_297_319,Outside_320_322,TMhelix_323_344,Inside_345_355,TMhelix_356_378,Outside_379_381,TMhelix_382_404,Inside_405_542) — translated: MAENAPAPVTSSSSAFAPLGQKLFAVLWIATILGNVGSFMRDVASAWLVTDLSSSPLAVSTIQAAATLPAFLLAIPAGVLSDILDRRHLLIGVLLGLASVSASLSALSATGTVSVEALVALTFLGGIGAALAAPSWQAIVPELVSRSDLKSAVALNSLGFNIARAIGPAVGGLIVAALGAATTYLFDVTSDLLVVAVLLWWKRNDVGDDTLREHFGGALRAGLRYARANTQLRGVLKRAFLFFLFASAIWALLPIVARHELGGGPGLYGLLLGLVGVGAASGALIMPKLRARLGQDGIVSSATILTVAVFVTVAMAGVVWATAIATLLLGIAWIAVLTTLNGTVQAILPNWVRGRALAIYITVQSGAMTLGSLIWGTVADRIGTMGALLVAATCLALLTLWWGTRAAKLPTGEEDLSPSGAWAEPGLAGPVEHDRGPVIVTIAYQVAAPDRAAFLEALYGFSQQRRRDGAYVWGVSEDAENPERLVEWFFVESWAEHLRQHRRISKSDADVQSNLLRYHASSSPPVVTHLISLDAPKSSTSF
- a CDS encoding MFS family permease (product_source=COG0477; cath_funfam=1.20.1250.20; cog=COG0477; pfam=PF07690; superfamily=103473; transmembrane_helix_parts=Inside_1_20,TMhelix_21_43,Outside_44_57,TMhelix_58_80,Inside_81_86,TMhelix_87_109,Outside_110_112,TMhelix_113_135,Inside_136_146,TMhelix_147_169,Outside_170_183,TMhelix_184_206,Inside_207_241,TMhelix_242_264,Outside_265_278,TMhelix_279_301,Inside_302_307,TMhelix_308_330,Outside_331_344,TMhelix_345_362,Inside_363_374,TMhelix_375_397,Outside_398_411,TMhelix_412_429,Inside_430_448), whose product is MRTDPKKTTLTDRGASRPALIVAALCASYAVAFVDRALVGVAGGPIKSSLALSDSQFGLVHGAAFVALYCLCGIPMGWMADRLDRRLMIAAGLLFWSAMTAFCGMAGSFAAFFVFRIGVGLGEAVLVPAGMSLLSSAITREKMARSVAIFLMGATIGNAIALLGGGFLLNRLGPMDLGIPLVGHLAPWQMLFLIASVPGVVLALLVARIREPRRTNIVGGRTGFRQSVSAALLHIRGFKGAYGFLTAATACSIILSQAQAAWVPLLYVRKFGLSPGDSAIAVGIMFLISAPAGQWTGGVLIDRLLARGVAAPSNVVLAVCAVVAIPAAFLFCLSDQIGISRSAYVVFNYVVFAATPAGLTGWQLLTPERNSGMTIAILVSVVTLIGVGFGPVVVGWLNDYVFRDEAALGKSLFLVILVSGAACCGVALAGRRAYAKAIGERVCSHGLS